The following are encoded together in the Spiroplasma apis B31 genome:
- a CDS encoding ABC transporter ATP-binding protein gives MIEVINLSKSFKKNKNPAIKDISFKINKNDICLFCGPNGAGKTTTIKSIFQELKYDSGQIKTNQNKLTSKDLNKFAFFPDSNNIPLTLTVKEYIEYVGIIYKVDKKTLAEKLESLKESFNLEEHFNKKLKELSAGWKKRAIFAAILVNEPEYIFMDEPTANLDIASQDYFVKLVKELNKKGVTFFITTHQIEDFAKITNHLILINKGEVLLDKYVDGEKENLKELYLKYINENEKNPNLYEKIYKNNKK, from the coding sequence ATGATTGAAGTAATTAATTTAAGTAAAAGCTTTAAAAAAAATAAAAACCCCGCAATCAAAGACATTAGTTTCAAAATAAACAAAAATGATATATGTTTATTTTGTGGACCTAATGGTGCAGGTAAAACCACAACTATTAAATCAATTTTCCAGGAACTAAAATATGATAGCGGACAAATAAAAACAAACCAAAATAAACTAACTAGTAAAGATCTAAATAAGTTTGCTTTTTTCCCTGACAGCAACAATATCCCTTTAACTTTGACTGTAAAGGAATATATTGAGTACGTTGGTATAATTTATAAAGTAGACAAAAAAACTTTGGCAGAAAAGTTAGAATCGTTAAAAGAATCCTTCAATTTAGAGGAGCATTTTAACAAAAAATTAAAAGAATTATCCGCTGGTTGAAAAAAAAGAGCTATTTTCGCAGCAATTTTAGTTAATGAACCAGAATATATATTCATGGATGAACCTACAGCTAATTTAGATATCGCTTCTCAAGATTATTTTGTGAAATTAGTCAAAGAATTGAACAAAAAAGGAGTAACTTTTTTTATTACAACACATCAAATAGAAGATTTTGCTAAAATAACTAATCATTTAATATTGATAAATAAAGGTGAAGTTTTACTAGATAAATATGTAGATGGTGAAAAAGAAAATTTGAAAGAATTGTATTTAAAGTATATTAATGAAAATGAGAAAAACCCTAATTTATATGAAAAAATATATAAAAATAACAAAAAATAA
- a CDS encoding ABC transporter permease encodes MNNRLFLYNLRQPLKNKWTWILSTLFVVLSIVIELVSFINFFNDSKTIASGYSTFNSFFSVKNIFDLIFLGILIIYLTVLLFLIDKENGKLSLEIKGGISWKFIFLQRISTFIIYLLSILSIFILLESLIAISIIKNYKDAALKIFKTFPFLFLYSIIVFSITLVLILFINKKISLPVISFFITLLSLSPIIGISNYDKTNKIYEVMGKYSGLKRYHNYDTNMKKDENLKNIDKSFYKIYSSTKTDDATALLTGNYHYLVEKTDIFKDEPSLVELIKHFDKIFENNISSFKKYDSQSNYHKIKQSYIYKMNILFMKSSEVNDNYLYNLIKKVSDLNKEPKYDLFLKTLEEFSLEFLKFFDSISFSSIDISRVRLENFINENENHQKSFLNDSDNYYKTVDQIDFYWFLSLIYFEMYSIAKTNLSNLVLDDGFQENLSELKKQANYNPFNQLSSLQFGDYKEDNSDVYYKTFGKSVYQSSLPIMIIPNSIKYYKVASKPENSNISFDDIEEVEVTITNYVETYLVYLLLFILLIAPSYLSFRRYLVSQ; translated from the coding sequence ATGAATAACAGATTATTTCTCTATAATTTGAGACAACCACTTAAAAATAAATGAACTTGAATTTTAAGCACACTATTTGTGGTTTTATCAATAGTAATTGAGCTTGTTTCATTTATAAATTTTTTTAATGATTCTAAAACTATTGCTTCTGGATATTCAACTTTTAATTCATTTTTTTCTGTCAAAAATATTTTTGATTTGATATTTTTAGGCATTTTAATTATTTATTTAACTGTTTTATTATTTTTGATTGATAAAGAAAATGGTAAATTGAGTTTAGAAATTAAAGGTGGCATAAGTTGAAAGTTCATATTCTTACAAAGAATATCGACTTTTATAATTTACCTTTTGTCAATACTATCGATATTTATCTTACTGGAATCTTTAATTGCTATTTCAATAATTAAAAACTATAAAGATGCAGCCTTAAAAATTTTCAAAACTTTTCCCTTTCTGTTTTTATACTCAATAATTGTATTTTCTATAACATTAGTTTTAATCTTGTTCATAAATAAAAAAATTAGCTTACCTGTAATTTCTTTTTTTATAACCTTATTATCTCTTTCTCCAATAATAGGTATCTCAAATTATGACAAAACAAATAAAATTTATGAAGTGATGGGTAAATATTCGGGATTAAAACGTTATCATAATTACGATACAAATATGAAAAAGGATGAAAATTTAAAAAATATTGATAAATCATTTTATAAAATTTATTCAAGTACTAAAACAGATGATGCCACAGCCTTGTTAACGGGTAATTATCATTATCTTGTTGAAAAAACAGATATTTTTAAAGATGAACCAAGTTTAGTTGAGTTAATCAAACATTTTGACAAAATTTTCGAAAACAATATTAGTAGTTTTAAAAAGTATGATTCTCAATCAAATTATCATAAGATCAAACAGAGTTATATCTATAAAATGAATATTTTATTCATGAAATCATCAGAAGTTAATGATAATTACCTATATAATTTAATAAAAAAAGTGAGTGATTTAAATAAAGAACCGAAGTATGACTTATTTTTGAAAACTTTAGAAGAATTTTCATTAGAGTTTTTAAAATTTTTCGATTCAATTAGTTTCTCTTCAATAGATATTTCCAGAGTTAGACTTGAAAATTTTATTAATGAAAACGAAAACCACCAAAAATCATTTTTGAACGATTCTGACAATTATTATAAAACTGTAGATCAAATTGATTTTTATTGGTTTTTATCTTTAATTTATTTTGAAATGTACAGTATTGCTAAAACAAATCTTTCTAATTTAGTGTTAGATGATGGCTTTCAAGAAAATCTGTCGGAGCTAAAAAAACAAGCAAATTATAACCCATTTAATCAATTATCCTCTTTACAATTTGGAGATTATAAAGAAGATAATAGTGATGTTTATTACAAAACTTTTGGTAAATCAGTTTACCAAAGTTCATTACCTATAATGATAATACCAAATTCAATCAAATATTATAAAGTTGCAAGTAAACCTGAAAACTCTAATATAAGTTTCGATGATATAGAAGAAGTTGAAGTTACTATCACTAACTATGTAGAAACTTATTTAGTATATTTACTTTTGTTTATTTTATTAATAGCTCCAAGTTATTTAAGTTTTAGAAGATATTTAGTTAGTCAATAA
- a CDS encoding phosphoribosyltransferase: MEFKHNLKLLISNNEIQEKIKVFAKEINEKYKNETLTVITIMNGAVFFFADLVKLFEMPIKMDTIVVSSYSGTNSTKELKFHKKVIKPIIEGQHVLIIEDIIDTGITMTGVYEYLNNLNPKTLDIVVLATKKENHPEFKYPYKALFEVPNKFIVGYGFEIDDLYRQLDCVYTVED, translated from the coding sequence ATGGAATTTAAACATAATCTAAAATTATTAATTAGCAATAATGAAATACAAGAAAAAATCAAAGTTTTTGCTAAAGAAATAAATGAAAAATATAAGAATGAGACTTTAACTGTTATAACAATTATGAATGGAGCTGTATTCTTTTTTGCAGATCTTGTAAAACTATTTGAAATGCCTATAAAAATGGATACAATTGTTGTTTCTAGCTATTCAGGTACTAATTCCACTAAGGAATTAAAGTTTCATAAAAAAGTGATAAAACCAATTATTGAAGGCCAACATGTCTTGATAATTGAGGACATCATCGATACTGGAATAACAATGACTGGAGTTTATGAATATCTAAATAATTTAAATCCAAAAACATTAGACATTGTAGTTTTGGCAACTAAGAAGGAAAACCATCCTGAATTCAAATACCCTTATAAGGCACTATTTGAAGTACCAAATAAATTCATAGTTGGGTATGGTTTTGAAATTGATGATCTTTATCGTCAACTAGATTGTGTTTATACTGTCGAGGATTAA